One window from the genome of Cryptomeria japonica chromosome 6, Sugi_1.0, whole genome shotgun sequence encodes:
- the LOC131048190 gene encoding non-specific lipid-transfer protein P5, which produces MAKSVLLVLMVLIAFYSCSCSAISCGSLTLDLLPCLPYLRSGGGDPSSFCCNEIKQLNAAIRGKEARQGACKCILQQGKRYNINWNNAKQLPGFCKVNLPVPVSPNTDCSRVS; this is translated from the exons ATGGCAAAATCAGTGTTGCTTGTTTTGATGGTGTTGATAGCATTTTATAGTTGCTCATGTTCTGCAATATCTTGTGGAAGTTTAACTTTGGATTTGTTGCCATGTTTACCTTATTTGAGAAGTGGAGGAGGAGATCCAAGCTCATTTTGTTGCAATGAAATAAAGCAGTTGAATGCAGCAATCAGAGGCAAAGAAGCAAGACAAGGTGCATGCAAATGTATTTTGCAGCAGGGCAAACGTTATAATATCAATTGGAACAATGCAAAACAACTTCCAGGGTTTTGCAAAGTTAATCTTCCAGTTCCTGTTTCGCCTAATACAGATTGCTCACG TGTCTCTTAA